tgaggatgtggttgattagattatattcttttctatatcatagatgttcaatatatgaaaaatattttagacttaaaaatggacccctgaggtactcaacttaacacatttcttcatattcattcccatttagtatgaccttttgctctctttgttttaactattgttttgtgcactttacaatttttttcatgaacctgtaatttccttgctagtcttccatgtggtaccttattaaagtctttagcataatccatgtatactacatccaccggaaaccctttatctgagtaccatgttaccatgtcccaaaagtgaggaggtttataaggtagcatctgtttttaagaagaccatggtgtgtcgattgaataagatttttcactgaaagatggtaaatgattccctcccttaggattttcgccatgagcttgcagatgtgttatacctagctgatcggacattagttttgtgcttaactctttctgctttttttttaaatactgtaagggtgaaattttcatatttcaaatctcggggtactatcccttggttcagatattttgtggaaagtattttcagcagtattcatagttcttctgtcagtttattttcctttataattaaggtttgttttcttttgtaccatagaaagtaccacagaaaggtgttataatgttgtgttagcttttctgtacaatttttcttttttgtttgtataaaaggctatgcaatgaattcaaatatttacgctaccaatcaatttttcagatagatcatcggattttgacagtatgctgtacataccagatgttccaaaaataactacagacaacaataatggtactgtgtttactatttttatactttatatataggaagacaagttcaatcaatgagcattttaatatatcatcaaaattttcatacatttctttcactttgttacatttgtaaaaacttattcttagctatatttatataaatgttaataccactgttaaatgaacatattgatttgtgtccttattagttatagcttatttatgttgacccagcaccttactaaagggattaccttaacttgtgtcactatctctctagggggctccaggtaggcagtataggtaatgccactaacatgcatatcattatgggaaagtccataatttaacacataattataagtaggtaatttgtagcaaattttaagattattaataggtacattgtagcataattttgcataagcataattttcttgttttgttcttgtacttttccttcgaacactattattttctcttcagaatttcaccggagaatagcagtgatgactagagaacatcttgaacgtgagtaccagaaagcacgtgctgcaatgatacaaagaaatgagtacttgaagagactcttaaacgtggaggaaccaaactcaataaaggtgacaaacaagaaacagaaaaaagataacatacaggatgtatcacacattaattcaaaacaaagaccagctgcaccccaatctgatggtaatcttctattatttttttaacaatatttctacagctgttatttgtgtactttccaataatatttgttgcctatttttaagtgtatgctagacaattatggagattaaattactataacactgaacaacttggtagcataaagttagttatagtaatatcttgagatttgtctgaaaatattaatacttgtatacaatttgcaattatgtaccatgcttaaatcttcaaatgtgccacccagacattctgcctgctatactttcaccaccacacattcaaaatgcgggctattctactagtggcagaacgtacactcaaagttatttggcagctggtgaagaaactttggaatcatttgatgttggtatgtcccaacatcatttgttggtatttaaatgagggtttatttaatggacacacgtcataaatattatgtaccaaaattgtgcttaatgcctatgaaattttgtttaacatattatactaatcattcctttcacttacaaatttttcttactaatttttaatcccatatttcaaagtacttgctgcagaacttgaacaaattaaagattctcagccaagtgtttctgactggcaaaaaagaagaaaaaatgcagagattaattggggagaaagcagggcaatgctgttcgattggacattgtctgagttgggtgttccagataaaggtaaattaaatattgctgtgttcattaaggttatactgtataataagcatcatatgcaaattaatgacactctattaatacatttagacttcagattgtttaaaatgttaggtatacagtatttaaaattagtataaataattaccccttttttcatcaggtaaaatttgtgtacaatgtacaaattgtgaggcaagcatcaaatgtgaagactgttttgcatttttgtgtcacatttgtgaccaaatgcaacattttctcatgcctttccaccacagattatattggaaaaatggcttttatgagccattagacccgacacaaactgtgtgccctgaaggaaatatctttcactggagtaagtatacgatacctgtataaaatccgtactttgttccgagattacttctacttcccaatcccagtctagagctacgattatcttggtataacaaaataaaatgaataaatgtttcatttcagtcattacaacatttggagaagtcttaaagtttaaacctgacacttggttttatagattgatttaatcgtctgattgtttcttttctgtgaatttctcagtcattatctggagaataatgtcaatattttgtacaatcaagaaacaatgaaatattcagtctgaaattcttttccataaaactcattttgtcaaactgtcttccttttctttgttaccagaacctgttgtaccagcccaaccaccaaattcttgccccaactgcacagattgcaagtttaaaatttcaagctccagcaatctctgcatcttcatcactataatgggtaaataaactttaaaatttacccttttatttccattaccggatattcctgaatcacaatacattttgaaatttttgttgctataaatgttaatttttacatcACTATTTTAGCAAGTCGCCACACCACTCAATGCACTGTATTTTAAACTACAGGAAGGTATGACCTCTATACTCCAATCTATACATGCCACTGTGGATATGAGCATCAACAACTAGGCAAGACCATGCACAAGTCTGGTTTCTATTCATCATTAGGAAAGAGCAGCACATTCTACAGCACCAGTCTGCTTGAATCATGGCACCATATCAAAAGAAATTGTCCTGGAACATCATTTCGGGCATTAGTCACTGCACTGGAATCCTTTGGTGCTTCTCGTGGGCGTGTATGTTTTGATAccgttattcttaatattttcagttttatatttcaatacaaaaattatcaaaattttgtagtaatgtatattcatttattaataattagtttttaattttgttcaaacacaaaatggaatgttttttttgtttatttatcttatgtcataatatgcattttaaatgtcaccatctaaaaaattctattcctagattggacccattaattatataacttcgaagagagtgttcttcgaatggcgattccagcaatatgagctgagaaaaattagaggagaagctgacaatgagtgtcctgcttgtgataaaacccctttagcagtacatattgatggcaacaagaagctgtatcgctacaacaaagttgggaggtaataaaatgtgctttacagatacttaatgtatagtattcttttgttctctacacacactatattataatgaattatattgtcttcaaattaatgttcttataaataaagtatgcacatataaatatacattgtcatatgacatattttttaactgagtatgtctttatagtttgcctttcaattgcatccatatcatcattttatttatctaacaccatgtaaatttttgttttatgtaaaatttagcagtgcatcagaattcttcatataaaacattttttgataccccattacccattgtttaatattatagtggttacagacaataaataattatttctgaattatcattgcagaggtatcagaaacccctattattctgatagtatcttcagcaaagatgaagatgttcaagctcatgttggcactattcagagcttgaaaactaaggtgagttttattatatattgagaaaccttcaattttacctaataactgtttggcgactataacatatggtggccatttttgtattttttcattatagtttatatatattgaataaggaaatataacccatagaaattcttatgtgcaacaacaatgcctatcgcgcaaaataatctctaccttctacccgtcctacataattataatcatgctcaccaactgggtatttagttactataaatatttttgtttaacaaacagagtaagcacacgtgtggagtgtctacatggaaagctgctcaaaataagcctctttcattccaaagtttggatgaaacaggaatcagcatggcctcctgtcgacatggtattatcctccacaccttgaatatgtatcaaggagagctgtacagttatgcccactatttgcaaattatgtatttcaaatacgtaaagtttatttgtcaagacataatttgcaaatattggccatgggccttaactgtggctcagaaacaatcacattttcacattggtcaagcaaagccatttttaggagtcctacatgcaaaaggacatgcttggtattgtcaggtaaataaaaatataacattacatttatgtatactaattaaatttaatgtaatgtatacattacattaaatataataagtacagtttgtgtaaaaaatttaagatttctgattgtttaagattaatgatatacgtatcatttaatatagtaggaggcttttaatttttgtacaataatttgaatttttttttactgtatacttttatgttaaaggtattgtatggagggcggtggcaagaaggaagtggcatgactttaggggaagaggcagagcaagtgtttgcatacctctcacgatacaactctacaactaaaaacatgctgaaagctggtatttgtttatatggttcatctgatcaagttttttattattttacctgccctgtaatcagtataatgcgatttgtattcagtattcaataagtatcaactccctcaaataatcaataaaagaatgaaaacatattggtcaaacttgagttggtcgtggtgagtaaaggtatgttatgaaactgttattaatctatgctcttcaagatgttcattgctataaatatttttctcagaaagaacagaagaactcacagagggtgcagtcttttggaaccatcgaaaaattgatggactggctcgtgcattagttactcgactcagaaaggtactaaaaataatatatatttattttatttatttgtatttattttgaaacttattataatgcatttatatgtgaaaggtattataatgcatttataggttagttatgtgttcagatcatgtactacatatattttccattataaattagcgaccatttccttgaattaactgcttgaactttttcaatatatcaataaggttaatttgtataaagtatatagtatttaattaacctaaatgtatgattccgagatatatcaaatgtgttcacagagaaatcacagtatcgtgatatatcacgggaactgtgatgagggtttgaaccccatgcactgagtgctctcagatgcatgctctagttcactacgccacgacatggtcagatgaattgcaacttggagtactactgcacccacaaggatcccaaggcttccactgaagccaaaccaggtttcacacaattcccccatgaactcggtctctgtcattcagtagttctgcctttgatgcccccatttcaatgtctttctccatgtattgatatatcacaataatatgaattctatgtgtattgaaagggccatcagaggtaaaactactggaggacacagaccaagtacatgggaaactgcatgcacaaccgcccatggaatgggtatgggggtgcataattaacaaaaattgaattgtgggttcattagtaccctaggttgcaattcttttgaccatgttgtggcgcattcaactacagcaagcatctgggaatgccaagcccataggttcgaaccactcatcatggttaatgtgatttgttcattaaatttattatattttcaaataggccagagagacggaaataacagtttcaaatgagatcgacaaacttgatgttcaaaagtcattgattcaagaatggcgatctgacctacaaatgatttgtaaggagttagagtt
Above is a window of Procambarus clarkii isolate CNS0578487 chromosome 11, FALCON_Pclarkii_2.0, whole genome shotgun sequence DNA encoding:
- the LOC123753694 gene encoding uncharacterized protein isoform X1 — protein: MTREHLEREYQKARAAMIQRNEYLKRLLNVEEPNSIKVTNKKQKKDNIQDVSHINSKQRPAAPQSDDILPAILSPPHIQNAGYSTSGRTYTQSYLAAGEETLESFDVVLAAELEQIKDSQPSVSDWQKRRKNAEINWGESRAMLFDWTLSELGVPDKGKICVQCTNCEASIKCEDCFAFLCHICDQMQHFLMPFHHRLYWKNGFYEPLDPTQTVCPEGNIFHWKPVVPAQPPNSCPNCTDCKFKISSSSNLCIFITIMGRYDLYTPIYTCHCGYEHQQLGKTMHKSGFYSSLGKSSTFYSTSLLESWHHIKRNCPGTSFRALVTALESFGASRGRIGPINYITSKRVFFEWRFQQYELRKIRGEADNECPACDKTPLAVHIDGNKKLYRYNKVGRGIRNPYYSDSIFSKDEDVQAHVGTIQSLKTKSKHTCGVSTWKAAQNKPLSFQSLDETGISMASCRHGIILHTLNMYQGELYSYAHYLQIMYFKYVKFICQDIICKYWPWALTVAQKQSHFHIGQAKPFLGVLHAKGHAWYCQVNKNITLHLCILIKFNVMYTLH
- the LOC123753694 gene encoding uncharacterized protein isoform X2 is translated as MTREHLEREYQKARAAMIQRNEYLKRLLNVEEPNSIKVTNKKQKKDNIQDVSHINSKQRPAAPQSDVLAAELEQIKDSQPSVSDWQKRRKNAEINWGESRAMLFDWTLSELGVPDKGKICVQCTNCEASIKCEDCFAFLCHICDQMQHFLMPFHHRLYWKNGFYEPLDPTQTVCPEGNIFHWKPVVPAQPPNSCPNCTDCKFKISSSSNLCIFITIMGRYDLYTPIYTCHCGYEHQQLGKTMHKSGFYSSLGKSSTFYSTSLLESWHHIKRNCPGTSFRALVTALESFGASRGRIGPINYITSKRVFFEWRFQQYELRKIRGEADNECPACDKTPLAVHIDGNKKLYRYNKVGRGIRNPYYSDSIFSKDEDVQAHVGTIQSLKTKSKHTCGVSTWKAAQNKPLSFQSLDETGISMASCRHGIILHTLNMYQGELYSYAHYLQIMYFKYVKFICQDIICKYWPWALTVAQKQSHFHIGQAKPFLGVLHAKGHAWYCQVNKNITLHLCILIKFNVMYTLH